The sequence TACACAAAAACAGGAGATCAAGGGCAAACAAGTTTAGTTGGTGGGAGAGTCGATAAAAATCATGTGCGTGTCGAGGCGTATGGAACGATTGACGAAGCAAATTCGGTCATTGGTTGGGCGATGACATTATTACAAGATGAACGGTTTCGCGATATTTATCAAGAATTACAGCGCATTCAACATGAATTGTTTGATTGTGGCGGCGATTTAGCCATCGTTGGCGAGAAAATGCCATACAAAGTAAAGCCCGATATGGTCGCGTTTTTAGAGGAACGTATCGATGTATATATTCAGCAAGCACCGCCGCTTGAACGGTTTATTTTGCCAGGGGGGTCTCCACAAGCTGCTGCGTTACATATGGCACGGACGGTGACACGAAGAGCAGAACGTTATGTTGTAGCGTTAATGAAGCAACAACAAACGAATGAAGTCGTTTTACAATATATGAATCGTTTATCAGACTATTTATTTGCCGTTGCGCGCGTCGTCAACGCTCGCTTGCAAGT comes from Anoxybacillus flavithermus and encodes:
- a CDS encoding cob(I)yrinic acid a,c-diamide adenosyltransferase; its protein translation is MKLYTKTGDQGQTSLVGGRVDKNHVRVEAYGTIDEANSVIGWAMTLLQDERFRDIYQELQRIQHELFDCGGDLAIVGEKMPYKVKPDMVAFLEERIDVYIQQAPPLERFILPGGSPQAAALHMARTVTRRAERYVVALMKQQQTNEVVLQYMNRLSDYLFAVARVVNARLQVKDVEYERSAIVFRDKNEKEGELE